The genomic interval CCGGTCGATCTCTCGAAGCTCGACCGCGAGAACGACAACGTGGTGTTCCAGGTGACCGACGAGCCGGCGGGGGCGATCCAGGCGACGGTGACGCGGGGGCGGTGAGGCGGTGCGTCAGCCCTGCCCGTGGACGCCTTCGAAGACCTCAGCGAGCGCGATTCGGAAGCCCGGGAGCACGTTCCCACCGTCAAGCTCGCCACCGATGGTGATCGCCTCATCAGGTTCGTTGGGCTGGGTGTAGATGACCGCGGTGGCAGATCCGGCATCGATGATCCACATGAGGCGCGTCCCGCCGGCGAAGAGCTCGCTTCGCTTCTGGTCGATCTCCTCCTTCGTGTTTCCGCGGCTGAGGACCTCGATCACAAGATCCGGGCACAGCGGCGTCACCCGCATCAGCTTTTGCGGCAGCCGGCTCTCCTGCACATAAGAGACGTCCGGGAGGCGGACGTTGCCACCGGGCATGCGGAAGGTCGCATCGGCACCGAATACGGCTCCGAGCCTCCGCGGACGGACGTGCGACGACAGCAAAAAAATCAAGGCTGCCGCGATTTGCGATTCGCGCACACCCATGGCCTTCTCGACGAGCGTCCCGTGAACCAACTCGACGAGCGGCTTCTGCTCCGACGCTACCAGCGCATCTTCGGCGGTCGCGGTTCCCGGGGCGGGGTCCAGCCTGACACGCTCGAGCGGAACCCCACCAAGAGCGGCGTGCCACGCCGCAGCCGTCAGGAATCGAATCACCTGGCGCTCCGGCTCCCGAGGCACCAACCACGCACCCTCGGGCAGAGCAACGGGAACGGTGGCAGAAAGAGCGGCTGGCATGATCCCAGCGTACGCGGCAACCCAGCGGCTTCGACCTGGATCTTGGACTTCTCTGCATCGGCTGCCCTCGGCGACACGTGGCGAAGCGCAGAGCGCGGCGGCGGCGTTCGCATCTCATCTAGAGCATCGTGCGCAATTTTCCGATCGGCCTGCGTCCGCGCGTCGTGTTCCTCGTGAGGAGGCGAAGCAGCCCTGCCCCTGCAGGGCGATGCAGCCGACGAAGCGAGGGGCACGACTCGCCCGCAGAGGCGATCGGAAGCTAGCGCACGGTGCGCTAGCAGGCCGCTGCAGAACCCTGTCCATCGCGCTAACTTCTGAGGCTTCTTCCTCAGGAGCCTTCTCATGCGTGGCCGCGTCGCTTCCTCGTCCCCGATGTTCTTCGCGATCGACCTCGAAGAACGCATCCGCCCCGACCACCCGCTGCGGCCGATTCGCCGGATCGTCGACCGCATCCTCGGCGACATGACCGCCGACTTCGACGCGGCCTACGCCGACGTGGGCCGCCCAGGTGTCCCGCCTGAGCGGCTGCTCAAGCTCATGCTCTTGCAGGCGCTCTACGGCGTCTCCAGCGAAGCCAAGCTCTTCGACCGCCTCGACACCGACCTGGTGTTCCGGTGGTTCTGCGGCATGGACCCCGCCGAGCCGGTCCCCGCCGCCACCGCCTTCACCCACAACCGCGACCGGCTGATCAAGCACAAGCTCGCCGAGAAGTTCTTCACCGCCGTCACCAAGCTGGCCATCGACACGGGCAAGGTCTCCACCGAGCACTTCAGCGTCGACGGCACGCTCATCGAGAGCCACGGCTCCATCAAGAGCTTCGTGCCCAACGCCACCGCCGATGCCGCTCAAGCCCGCAAGCAGCACTGCGGCGGCGACGATCAGGACCACGACAAGGGTCCCGGCGGCACCGGTGGCTTCAAGAGCCGCAACCCCGAGCAAGACTTCCACGGCCAGAAGCGCAGCAACGCCACGCACCGCAGCGTGACCGATCCGGAGGCCAAGCTCTACCGCAAGGGCGACGGCCAGCCCGCCAAGCTCTCGCACATGGGCCACCTGCTGGTGGACAACCGCAGCGGCATCATCGTGGGGATGAAGCTCTCCGAGGCCAACGGCTTCGCCGAGCGGGAGACGGCCCTGGAACTGGTCGACACGCTCAAGACGACCCACGGGATCAGCGCCCGCACGGTCGGAGCCGACGCCGGCTACGACGCCGGCGCGTTTCTTCGCGAGCTCGAAGACCGGGGGGCGACCCCGCACGTTGCCCCCAGCCGCGAGCGTCGGCCCGGCGGGCGGAGGGGGCCGAAGAAGGCGGACCGGCCGAAACTGGCGGCCAGGCTCCGCAACTTCCGGCGGAAGCTGCGGGACCGCGGCTACGCGATCAGCCAGCGGAAACGCAAGAAAGTGGAGGAGCCGTTTGGCTGGTTGAAGAGCCACGCACTCTTGAGCAAGGCGCGTCTGGTGGGTCGAGAGCGGATCCAACAGCAGTGGCACATCGCCGCGGCGGGGCTGACGCTGGTGAGGCTGAGGAACCTGATGGCGGCGTAGAGGCCGATGGCTGGATCGGTGGGTGATCCCACCGTGCTGCCGCCGTTCGAGCGGCTGAAAATCCCCCGACGATGCGGCGGATCACCCGCCGCTGGCCGACGAATTCGCAGACAACCCCCGTGCCTCAAGCCAACGATCCGGCAGTGGGTTTCTGCAGCGGCCTGCTAGCCCCGTCAGATGCTCCTGCGCCGGCGGGAGTCGGCTACGTGGAGGTGGCCAGCCGCGCCAGCGTCCTGGCCAGCACCAAAACTCCGTGGCCGATCGCCGATTCGCTCGCGAACTCGTCGGGCCGGTGCGAGACGCCACCGCGGCAGGGGATGAAGATCATCCCGGTCGGGCAGACGCGGGCCATGAACAGCGAGTCGTGGTAGGCCCGGCTGATCGTGCGCTTCGTCGTGAGCCCGGCGGCCGCGTCCGCGACGGCGTCGACGACGAGCGGATAACAGGCCGCGGGCGGGTCGGCGTTGAGCACGCGGTGGGTGGCGGTGACGCCGCGGCGTGCGCAGATCGCGTCGATCCCGTCCCGGATCTTCGCCCACGCGGCGTCGCGACGGTCGCCGTCGGTGTCGCGGAGGTCCAGCGTGAAGCGGACCCGGTTCGCGATCGAGTTGCCGTGACCGGGGTGCGGCGTGAACTCGCCGACCGTCGTGACGGTGTCGACCGCCCCGCTGCTCTTTGCCGCGGCCTCGATCGCCAGCACCATCTCCGCGGCGGCACAAAGGGCGTCGTGGCGATCGGGCATCAGCACGGCCCCGGCGTGGCCGCCGGCGCCGAGCACCTCGAATTCGGCGGCGAGCGGGGCCGCGATCGCGGTGACGATGCCGATGTCCAGGCCCTCCCGCTCCAGCAGCGGGCCCTGCTCGGTGTGCAGCTCGACGAAGGCGTGGAAGTGGTCGGGCGCCAACCGCGCGTCGGCGAGGTCGCCGGAGAAGCCGGCGGCGCGGCGGACGTCGTCGAAGCTCCTGCCCTCGGGATCCGTCAGCGCCGCGACCTCCGCCGCCTCCATCGCGCCGGTCATCACCCGGCTGCCCGAGCAGCCCAGCCCGAAGCGCGTCGGCTCCTCGCTGGTGAACATCACCAGCTCGATCGGCCGGACCGGGACGAAGCCGGCTCGCTGGAGCGCCCGGATCGCCTCGAGCCCGCCGAGCACGCCGACGGTCCCGTCGTACATGCCCGAGTGCGGGATCGCGTCGTTGTGCGAGCCGGTGCCGACGGCGCCGCTCGCCGCCGGATCGCCCCAGCGGGCGAAGGTGTTGCCCATCGGGTCGACGCGGACGGTGAGGCCGGCTTCTTCGCAGAGCCCGGTGAACCAGGCACGCATCGCGAGGTCCGGCTCGGTGAAGACGACGCGGCTCACCGCGGTCGTCGGCTCGGGCAGGCCGGCCGGCACCTCCGCCTCGGCGGAGAAGGTCGCCAGCTTCTTCAGCTCGGCCACGACGCGCGCGGCGTCCACCGCGATCTCGGGGAGCGTCGCGTTCATGCCATCACGTCCCGGTTGACGTTCTTGCAGTAGAGGTAGGTCGCCGGTTCCGGCCCCATCGCCACGAACCACTGCGGGCAGAAGGGGGCCATCCAGATCGCGTCGCCCGCCTGCACCGGGTACCAGGACTCGGTGGGGCCGGCGCCCAGCCGGTAGACGCCGCGGCCGTGCTGCATGAAGAGGCCGTGCTCGTTGTGGTGGCTCTCCACCAGCGGGAGCGCGACGCCGGGATCGAAGGAGAAGCGGTTGACCGCGAGGTCGAACGACGCGTCCCCGGGCAGCAGCGTCTGCAGCCGGGCACCCGGGTCGCCCAGGAAGGGCTCGGCCGGCGTGTCGTCGGCGTGGCCGTGCAGGAGGCCCGGCGCGGCGACGCCCTCCGAAGCGGCGTACGCCTTCTCGAAGATCAGCACGCGGGCGGATTCCGCGACCGCCATCTCCACCCGCTCGCCCGCGGGCAGGTACGCCCACGAATCGGCGGTCAAGCCCGTCCCTTCCACCGACAGCCCGCCCGCGAGCACGTAGACGACGCGCTCGCGGCCGTGGCCCCGCGTCGCGAGGCGCGCGCCGCCGCCGAGCGTCGCGACCGCCATCGTGAAGCCGGGCCCGCGGCCCATCGCTCCCATGGCCGGGCTGATCAACACCGCGCCCTCGGCGGCTTCCCACCCGTGCAGCGGAGCCGTGACGTGCGTGTCCTCCGCGACGAGCGCGTGGTCCGCGGCAACGACCGTCCGCGTGTGCCCGAGGGGGTGCGTCGTCGAGTGCTCGGGCATCGGCCGCAATGTAGAGCCGGCGGGTGGCGGCGAGGCCACCAACGCCGGGATCGCGGACCGCGGCGGTTCGGGCCGCTGCGCGGCCGCGGTCCGCGGGCGGGCTCGCGCCGCACCGCCCCGGCCTCTTGGCCGCCGGGCTGGAGCATCGTGCGCAATCTCCCGATCGGCCTGCGTCCGCGCGTCGTGTTCCTCGTGAGGAGGCGAAGCAGCCCTGCCCCTGCAGGGCGATGCAGCCGACGTAGCGAGGGGCACGACTCGCCCGCAGAGGCGATCGGAAAATTGCGCGCGGTGCGCTAGCGCCGCGGATCGTCCGGAGCCGCCAAGCGCTTCATCAGCCGCACCAGGAGCTCCACGGCGACGGCGACGTCGGCCACGTCGGCGGCTTCGTCCAGGTGGTGGGAGATCCCGCCGGGGTGGCGGAGGAACAGCAGCGCCGCCGGGAACTCAGCCGCCATCACCACGGCGTCGTGGCCGGCGCCCGAGACCATCGCCGGACCGGCCTGGCCGAGCTCCGCCAGCAACGCCCCGCAGCGGGCGCCGAGCTTCGCGTCCATCTTCACGGCCGGCTGGTTCTGGTTCTCCTCCACGGTCAGCTCGCAGCCTTCGGCGGCGGCGAGGTCGATCGCCTGCTCCAGCAGCCGGCCGACGGCGGCGACACGCACCGCGTCCTCGGCGTGGCGGACGTCCATGGAGAGGTCGACGCGGCCGGGCACGACGTTCCGCGTGTTTGGGAGCACGTCCAGCCGCCCCACCGTGGCCTTCAGTCCGGGCGTGGCGAGGCCCTCGGCACGCACCGCCGCCACCACGCCGGCCGCGGCGAGCAGGGCGTCCTGGCGTTGGTCCATCGGCCGCGTCCCGGCGTGGGCGGTTCGCCCGGTCAGCCGCACGAGCAGCCGGCTCTGCCCGGCGACCGCGGACACCACGCCCACCGACCGCCCCGCCGCCTCCAGGAGCGGGCCCTGCTCCAGGTGCGTCTCGACGAAGCCGAGCACGTCTTCGGGCCGGTACGCCGCTTCGGGCAGCAACCGCGGGTTCTGGCCGAAGGCGCGGATCGCGTCTTCCATCAGGACGCCCGATCTGTCCGGGCGCGTCAGCAGCTCGTAGTCGAAGGTCCCCGCGACCGCCCGGCTGCCCAGGTACGGCGTCGCGTAACGCACGCCTTCCTCCTCGCTGAAGGCGACGACGTCGACGTGGAAGGGCAGCGGCTCGCGGCGGCCGAAGGCCTCCACCGCCGCGAGCGCCGCCAGCACGCCGAGGACGCCGTCGTAGCGGCCGGCGCCGGGCACGGAGTCGATGTGGGAGCCCAGCAGCAGGACCCTCGGCCGGCTCCCATCGAGCGGAGCCGCGGACCGCCGCCCGATCAGGTTCCCCGCCGCGTCGGTCCGCGGCGCCAGCCCCGCCGACCGCATCCACCCCGCGAGCTTCCCGTGCGCCTCCTTCATCGCCGGGGTCAGGTACCGGCGGGTGATGCGGTCCTCCTCCTCCGAGCAGGCCGCGATCGCGTCGCAGCGGAGCATGGCCGTCTCGGCGGCGGCGAGAGACTCTGGAGACGGAGCGTGCACGGCGGAGAAGCTACGGGACACGCTGCGGCCCGCGCCGCCCCCGCCGCCGTTCAAACGTCCAAGGCAACCAAGCGGTCGAAGGATCCAGCCAGTCAAGGGGCCAGGCCCCGGCAGTCAAGGGGTCAGGCAGTCAAGAAGAGTCAAGGGGTCGGGCAGTCAAGGGGTCAGGCCCCTGGCAGTCATGGCAGTCAAGGCAGTCAAGGGGTCAGGCAGTCAAGGGGCAGTCAAGGGGTCAGGCCCCTTGACAAGGCCCCTCAACAGGCAGCTTTCGCGCTTTTGAGGGGCCAATCTTTCGAGGGGCCAGGCCCCTTGAAAGGAGGTCCCTCGAACGAGGTACAAGGGGAGTCGCGGCCGCGCACCGGTCCTCCGCACGGGGAGGGTGCGGGCGACGGGGCGGACGCGCTACGCTGCCCGGTCCCGCGAGGCCGTCGATGCCTGCCGACGCCCGCCGAGCCCGTTTGCCCGACGAACATGCGTGACCACGCGGTCCTCTATCTCAATGGCCGGCGCCGCGAGGTGCGCGGGGCCGACCTGCTGCTGCCGCTGTCGACGTGGCTGCGCGAGAACCAGCGGCTGACCGGCACCAAGATCGTCTGCGCCGAGGGCGACTGCGGGGCCTGCTCTCTGCTGGTCGGCCGCCGCGAGGATCCCGCCGACGACGCCCTCACCTACCGCGCGATCGACGCGTGCATCGCCTTCGTCTACCAGGCGGACCGGGCGCACGTGGTGACCGTCGAGGGGCTGCGGGAGGAGGACGGCTCGCTGTCGAGCGTCCAGCAGGCGATGGTTGCCTGCCACGGCAGCCAGTGCGGCTTCTGCACGCCGGGCTTCGTCACCACGATCCACGCGGTCCACGAAGAGCCGAAGCAGGTGGGCGTGACGGTGAACGGCCAGGAGCCCGACGAGGAGGAGATCGACTGGCCGCACGCGCTCTCCGGCAACCTGTGCCGCTGCACGGGCTACGTGCAGATCTTCGACGCGGCCAGGGCGGTGGACCCCGCGTCGCTCACCCGGCTCAACGATCGCTACCCGGCGGCCGCGATGCTCGACGACTTCGACGCCGCCGCCGAGGCCCCGCTCGATGCGAGCTTCGAGCGCGGAGGCCGGCCCTGCCGCGTCGCCGCCCCCCGCACGCTCGCGGCCGCCGCGGCCTTCCGCGCCGAGCACCCCGCCTGCCGGGTCGCTTCGGGCACGACCGACCTGGGCGTGCAGCACCGCCACGGCCGCTACGAGCCGGAGGTCGTGCTCGGGCTGCACGCGGTGGACGGACTCGGCGGCATCGACCGGGTGAGCGATGACGACGCCGGGGGTGAATCCAAGCGCGAGCACCTGCTCATCGGCGCGGCCGCCACGTGGACACGCATCGCTCGCGAGGTCCAGCGCGACCTGCCGGCGTACCACGCCGTCCTGATGCGCTTCGGCAGCCCGCAGATCCGCAACGCCGGCACGCTCGCCGGCAACCTCGCCAACGGCAGCCCCATCGCCGACAGCGTCCCGCTGCAGCTCGTGCTCGAGGCCGAGCTGGAGCTGATCTCGGGCGCCGGCGTCCGCCGCCGCGTCCCGCTCACCCGCTTCTACACCGGGTACAAGCAGATGGACCTCCGCGACGACGAGCTGATCGCCGCCGTCCGCCTGCCGCTGCCCATGCCGAGCCAGCGCCTCTCGCTGCACAAGGTCAGCAAGCGGCGCGACATGGACATCAGCACCTTCACCGCGGCGATCCTGCTCGATTTCGCGGACCGCGACGCCGCGGGCGAGGAAGGCTCCACGATCCGCGGCGCCCGCGTGGCCTACGGCGGGGTCGCCGCCACGGTCGTGCGGCTCGGGGCCGTCGAGACCTTCCTGGAGGGTGCTGCCTTCACGGAAGCGACGATGCGGGAAGCGGGGAGGATCGCCCGGGGCGAGCTGACGCCGCTGTCGGACGTCCGCGGCTCCGCCGAGTTCCGGCTGTCGCTCTGCGAGAACGTGATGGTCAAGGCGTTCCACGAGATCGTCGGCGAGGCCGCGGTGGCGGGGGGTGCGTCGTGAGCAGCGTCGGCCTCGCGATCCCGCACGAGTCCGCCGTCGGCCACGTGACCGGCAGCGCCCCGTACGTCGAAGACCTCCCGCGGACCGACGGCGAGCTGTTCGTCGCCTTCGCCGGTTCGCCGGTCGCCGCCGGTCGGATCACCGGCATCGACACCGCCGAAGCCGCCGCCATGCCCGGCGTCGCCGGCGTCTGGACGGCGGCGGACTTAGCCGGTCCCAACGTCTTCGGACCGATCTTCCACGACGAGCCCTTCCTCGCCGACGACGAGCTGTCGTACCTCGGTCAGCCGGTCGTGGTGGTCGCCGCGGAGACGCGGGCGCAGGCCGAGGCCGCCGCCGCCGAGGTGGTGATCGCGGTGGAGGAGGCGACGCCGATTCTCGGCATCGACGACGCCATCGAGGCCGGCTCCACGCTCGGCCCGGTCCGCGTCATCGAGCGAGGCGACGTCGCCGACGCCTTCGCCACCGCTCCGCGCGTGCTGGAGGGCGTCTTCGAGAACGGCGGGCAGGAGCAGTTCTACCTGGAGAGCCAGGCCTGCCTCGCCACCGTCGACGAGCTCGGCCGCGTCCACGTCCGCAGCTCCACGCAGAACCCCACCGAGACGCAGGCCGTCGTCGCCGAGGCCTTCGGGCTGGGCATGCACGAGGTCGTGTGCGAGTGCCGCCGCATGGGCGGCGGCTTCGGCGGCAAGGAGACGCAGTCGGCGATCCCCGCGGTGATGTGCGCGCTGGTCGCCCGGCAGACCGGCCGGCCCGCCCGCGTCGTCTACAACAAGTCGGTCGACATGCTCGTCACCGGCAAGCGGCACGCGTACCGGTCGCGGTGGCGGGTCGCCTTCGACGACGACGGCCGCGTGCTCGCGCTCGCGATCGACTTCGACTCCGACGGCGGCGCCTTCGCCGACCTCTCGACGTCGATCATGGAGCGGACGATGCTCCACGCCGACAACGCCTACGCGCTGCCCGCCTGCCGCTTCGTCGGCCGGATCGCCAGGACCAACCTCCCACCCAACACGGCCTTCCGCGGCTTCGGCGGGCCGCAGGGCGTGATCGTCATCGAGTCGGTGCTCGACGAGGTCGCCGCCGCCTTAGGGATCGACGGCTTCGCCATCCGCCAGCGGAACCGCTACGTCGACGGCGACCCGGAGCGGTCGATCGCGCCCTACGGCGCGGTCGTGAAGGACCACGTCCTCGGCGAGCTGCTCGACACGCTGGAAGCGAGCAGCGACTTCGCGGACCGCCGCACCGAGATCGAGCGCTTCAACGCGACGAGCCGGACGCACCTCCGCGGCATCGGCGTCTGCGCGCTGAAGTTCGGCATCTCCTTCACCACGAAGTTCCTCAACCAGGGCAACGCGCTGGTGAACGTCTACTACGACGGCACCGTGCAGCTTTCCACCGGCGGCACCGAGATGGGCCAGGGCCTCTTCACCAAGGCTCGCCAAGTGGTCGCCGACGCGTTCGGCATCCACCACGAGGCGGTCCGGGTGATGACGACCTCGACCGAGAAGAACCACAACACCAGCCCCACCGCCGCCAGCGCCGGCAGCGACCTGAACAACGCCGCCGCCTTGGACGCGTGCCGGCAGATCAAGGAGCGGATGGTCCGCTACGCCGCCAAGGCCTTCGCCAGCGAAGAATTCGGCCGCGAGTACTCGGAGGATCACGTCGTCATCGCCGACGGCCGCGTCTACGACAGCCGCGTGCCCATCGACGCTCCCACCGAGGCGTACGGCGTCCACGCCTTCGACTTCGGCCGCTTCTGCGACGCCGCCCGCCGGGACCGCGTCGACCTGGGCGCCCGCGGCTTCTTCTCCACCCCCGGCGTGGACTTCAACCGCGTCACCGGCCGCGGCAACCCCTTCTACTACCACACCACCGGGGCCGCGGTCGCCGGCGTGACGATCGACCGCTTCACCGGCGAGATCGTCGTCGACCGCGTCGACCTCCTGATGGACGTCGGCAAGATGATCAACCCCGGCATCGACACCGGCCAGGTCATCGGCGGCTTCGTCCAGGGCATGGGCTGGTGCACGACCGAGGAGCTGACCTACGACGCCACCGGCCGCCTCACCAGCGACAGCCCCACGACGTACAAGATCCCCGCGGCCACCGACGTGCCGCGCGACTTCCGCTTCGGCTTCCTGGAGAACCCGAAGCACAAGACGAACGTGCGGCAGAGCAAGGCCGTCGGCGAGCCGCCGCTGATGCTCGCCCCGTGCGTGTGGCTCGCGGTGAAGCACGCGATCGGCTTCGTCGGCGACGCGTCGGCGCTGCGGCTGCCCGCCACCGGCGAGGAAGTGCTGCGGTGCCTCGGCCTCCCGAGACGGGATCCGGCCGACGGCCGCTTCCAGCGCGGCTTCCTGCCCGAGGACGCCCCCGCCGAGGCCTGGACCGGAGCGCCCGATGGCGAACCCGCGCGACGCTGAACACGGGGACGACACCCGTTTCCCCGACCGTTTCCCCGAGCTCGAGGACATCCCGCACGTCGAGATCCTGCTGGTCGACGCCCACGGCTCCACGCCGGCCGACGCCGGCGCCCGCATGGTGGTGACCGAAGCCGGCCGCCACGCCGGCACCGTCGGCGGCGGACGCCTCGAGGCCAAAGCCATCGCCGAGGCGCAGGAGATGCTGCGGACCGGCGGATCGACGCGCTTCCGCGACTGGAACCTGCGCCGCGACGTCGGTATGACCTGCGGCGGCACCGTCAAGCTCTACCTCGAGAGCCACAACGCGAGCGACTGGCGCATCGCCGTCTTCGGCGCCGGGCACGTCACCCAGGCCGTCGCCCGGGTGCTGGTGCAGCTGCCCTGCCGGCTGACCTGCATCGACCCTCGCGCCGACTGGCTCGCGCAGCTGCCCGAGGGCGTGGAGACCCGCCACCGCGGCGAGCCCGGCGTGCCCGCCGAGGTGGACACGCTGCCGGATCGCACCCACGTGCTGTGCATGACCCGCGGCCACGCCGCCGACCGGCCGGTCCTGCGTCGCATCTTCGAGACCGGCCGCGGCTTCGCCTTCCTGGGCGTCATCGGCTCCGCGGCCAAGGCCGCGACGCTGCGCCGAGAGCTGGAGAAGGAGGGCGTCCCCGCCGATCGCATCGCCTTCGAGTGCCCCGTGGGCCTGCCGATCGGCGGCAACCACCCCGCCGAGATCGCCGTCTCCATCACCGCCCGCCTGCTGCAGGCGCGGGACGCGCCCCGACCGCGGACCGCAGGTGCCAAGCCTCCGAGAGCCTGACGGTCCGCGGAAGCCGTTGGTCGCTTCAGAGGACCGCGTCGAGCCCCGCGAGGATGCGGTCGACGGCCTCGTCCGTGGCCCCGTGGCCCATCAGACCGATCCGCCAGCACTTGCCGGCGAGAGCACCCAAGCCGCCGCCGATCTCGAGGTGGTGGTCGAGGAGGAGGCGCTTGCGAACGGCGGCTTCGTCGTCCACGCGATCGGGGATGCTCACGAGGTTGAGCATCGGCAGCGTCCATTCCGGATCGCTGGCGTAGCGGAAGCCACGGGTTTCCAGGCCGGCTTTGAGCCTCTCGTGGACGCGCCGGTGCCGGGCGTAGCGAACCTCCAGGCCCTCTTCGAGCACGAGCCGGAGGGCCTCGTGCAGCGCGAAGTTCATGTTGACCGGGGCGGTGTGGTGGTACGCCCGGCTGCCGCTCCAGTAGTTGCCCACGAGGTTGAGGTCGAGGTACCAGGAGTTCGGCTTGGTCTTCCGCGAGCGCACCTTCTCCATCGCACGCTCGGACAGCGACACCGGCGAGAGGCCCGGCGGGCAGGACAGGCACTTCTGCGTGCCGCTGTACGCGGCGTCCACGCCCCAGGCGTCCAGCTCGACCGGCCGCCCGGCCAGCGAGGTCACGCAGTCCATCACCAGCAGGCCGCCGTGTTCGTGGACGGCATCGGCGAGGCCCTCGAAGGGTTGCAGCGTGCCGGTGGAGGTCTCGGCGTGGACGAAGCAGACGATCTTGGGCTTCAGCTCCGCAACTTTCTCCTTGATGAGCGTGCGGGAGAAGCTCTGGCCCCAATCGGCGTGCAGGTTCGTCACGACGCCGCCGGCCCGGCGTGCCTTGTCGGTGAGGCGGCCGCCGAACACGCCGTTGACGCCGATGAGGCAGGCGTCGCCGGGCTCGACGAGGTTGTCCATCAGCATCTCGGCGCCGGCGGAGCCCGTGCCCGAGCAGGCGAGCGTCATCTCGTTCTCCGTTCCGAAAACCTGCTGCAGCATCTCCCGGACCTCGTTCATCACCCGCATGAACGCGGGGTCCATGTGGCCGATGCACGGCTGCCCGAGCGCTTCGAGCACGGACGGCGGGACGGGAGAGGGGCCGGGGCCGTGGAGGTGGCGCGTGGGGAGGTCGAGCATGCGCGAGGGTACGGGAGGGCCCGCGGCGGCCGCCGCGCCGCAGCCGTGGCCACGGGGCCGTGGGCGAGGCCTTAGGCGATCTCGATCATCGCGTGCCCGACCAGCTTCGGCACCGTGAAGGTGAGGGTCTCGCCGTCGAGATCGAACCCGATCGGCTCGCCACCGGGGACGCGCTTCACCGACGCCACGCCCGCCGAGCCCCGCACCGTCAGCTTCAGCCCGTGCAGCGGGATGGCGTCCTCGATGACGTCAAAAGCCTGGCCCCGACGCTCCGGGATGTAGTGCAGCAGGTGCAGGACCCGCCGGCCCTGCTCCGGTTGCCGGTTCAGCGACACCTGCAGCGAGCTGGGCCCGTCGTGCTCCACGATCGGGTCGGGCAGCACGCGGCGCATCGCGTTGCGGACGAGCCGCTTGATCCAGCGGGGCGCCTGCTCGTGGTAGCTGCGGAACACCGGGTGGGCGAAGTAGATGACGCGGCCGCCGCCGATCCGCTTCTCGGTGACAC from Phycisphaera mikurensis NBRC 102666 carries:
- a CDS encoding Uma2 family endonuclease, translating into MPAALSATVPVALPEGAWLVPREPERQVIRFLTAAAWHAALGGVPLERVRLDPAPGTATAEDALVASEQKPLVELVHGTLVEKAMGVRESQIAAALIFLLSSHVRPRRLGAVFGADATFRMPGGNVRLPDVSYVQESRLPQKLMRVTPLCPDLVIEVLSRGNTKEEIDQKRSELFAGGTRLMWIIDAGSATAVIYTQPNEPDEAITIGGELDGGNVLPGFRIALAEVFEGVHGQG
- a CDS encoding IS5 family transposase, with product MRGRVASSSPMFFAIDLEERIRPDHPLRPIRRIVDRILGDMTADFDAAYADVGRPGVPPERLLKLMLLQALYGVSSEAKLFDRLDTDLVFRWFCGMDPAEPVPAATAFTHNRDRLIKHKLAEKFFTAVTKLAIDTGKVSTEHFSVDGTLIESHGSIKSFVPNATADAAQARKQHCGGDDQDHDKGPGGTGGFKSRNPEQDFHGQKRSNATHRSVTDPEAKLYRKGDGQPAKLSHMGHLLVDNRSGIIVGMKLSEANGFAERETALELVDTLKTTHGISARTVGADAGYDAGAFLRELEDRGATPHVAPSRERRPGGRRGPKKADRPKLAARLRNFRRKLRDRGYAISQRKRKKVEEPFGWLKSHALLSKARLVGRERIQQQWHIAAAGLTLVRLRNLMAA
- a CDS encoding M20 family metallo-hydrolase translates to MNATLPEIAVDAARVVAELKKLATFSAEAEVPAGLPEPTTAVSRVVFTEPDLAMRAWFTGLCEEAGLTVRVDPMGNTFARWGDPAASGAVGTGSHNDAIPHSGMYDGTVGVLGGLEAIRALQRAGFVPVRPIELVMFTSEEPTRFGLGCSGSRVMTGAMEAAEVAALTDPEGRSFDDVRRAAGFSGDLADARLAPDHFHAFVELHTEQGPLLEREGLDIGIVTAIAAPLAAEFEVLGAGGHAGAVLMPDRHDALCAAAEMVLAIEAAAKSSGAVDTVTTVGEFTPHPGHGNSIANRVRFTLDLRDTDGDRRDAAWAKIRDGIDAICARRGVTATHRVLNADPPAACYPLVVDAVADAAAGLTTKRTISRAYHDSLFMARVCPTGMIFIPCRGGVSHRPDEFASESAIGHGVLVLARTLARLATST
- the allE gene encoding (S)-ureidoglycine aminohydrolase — translated: MPEHSTTHPLGHTRTVVAADHALVAEDTHVTAPLHGWEAAEGAVLISPAMGAMGRGPGFTMAVATLGGGARLATRGHGRERVVYVLAGGLSVEGTGLTADSWAYLPAGERVEMAVAESARVLIFEKAYAASEGVAAPGLLHGHADDTPAEPFLGDPGARLQTLLPGDASFDLAVNRFSFDPGVALPLVESHHNEHGLFMQHGRGVYRLGAGPTESWYPVQAGDAIWMAPFCPQWFVAMGPEPATYLYCKNVNRDVMA
- a CDS encoding Zn-dependent hydrolase; this encodes MLRCDAIAACSEEEDRITRRYLTPAMKEAHGKLAGWMRSAGLAPRTDAAGNLIGRRSAAPLDGSRPRVLLLGSHIDSVPGAGRYDGVLGVLAALAAVEAFGRREPLPFHVDVVAFSEEEGVRYATPYLGSRAVAGTFDYELLTRPDRSGVLMEDAIRAFGQNPRLLPEAAYRPEDVLGFVETHLEQGPLLEAAGRSVGVVSAVAGQSRLLVRLTGRTAHAGTRPMDQRQDALLAAAGVVAAVRAEGLATPGLKATVGRLDVLPNTRNVVPGRVDLSMDVRHAEDAVRVAAVGRLLEQAIDLAAAEGCELTVEENQNQPAVKMDAKLGARCGALLAELGQAGPAMVSGAGHDAVVMAAEFPAALLFLRHPGGISHHLDEAADVADVAVAVELLVRLMKRLAAPDDPRR
- a CDS encoding xanthine dehydrogenase small subunit: MRDHAVLYLNGRRREVRGADLLLPLSTWLRENQRLTGTKIVCAEGDCGACSLLVGRREDPADDALTYRAIDACIAFVYQADRAHVVTVEGLREEDGSLSSVQQAMVACHGSQCGFCTPGFVTTIHAVHEEPKQVGVTVNGQEPDEEEIDWPHALSGNLCRCTGYVQIFDAARAVDPASLTRLNDRYPAAAMLDDFDAAAEAPLDASFERGGRPCRVAAPRTLAAAAAFRAEHPACRVASGTTDLGVQHRHGRYEPEVVLGLHAVDGLGGIDRVSDDDAGGESKREHLLIGAAATWTRIAREVQRDLPAYHAVLMRFGSPQIRNAGTLAGNLANGSPIADSVPLQLVLEAELELISGAGVRRRVPLTRFYTGYKQMDLRDDELIAAVRLPLPMPSQRLSLHKVSKRRDMDISTFTAAILLDFADRDAAGEEGSTIRGARVAYGGVAATVVRLGAVETFLEGAAFTEATMREAGRIARGELTPLSDVRGSAEFRLSLCENVMVKAFHEIVGEAAVAGGAS